Genomic segment of Esox lucius isolate fEsoLuc1 chromosome 15, fEsoLuc1.pri, whole genome shotgun sequence:
GCTTCAGAGGTGAAGTATCTGACTTTGAACAACCTTGAGGAGGTTGTTGACCTGTTCAGAGATGAGAGAGTTCTGAAGGAAGAGGttgaagaggatgaggaggatgaagtGGGCGAAAATGATTATTGGGCCACTCTTGGTGAGAAGGGGTCTTGTTGAAGGCATTTTTAGCACTGATTTCTTCTTGTTTCCGGTCATTATGAATAAATTAACATATGGTAATTATTTATGAAAGCGTGTGTATGTGCAGAACattcagatcccttcactttctccacataaaaaaataattaaatatatattctgtacttaagtattcagactagaGGTCTGCATCAGATGGATATATGTATATCCTTGcagaactgtctgtctgttttcatcCGACACTTAAAACATCTGTTAGATTTTTGTGAAATCAACACCGATCGGAGTGGGATTCGATGTTGCCCATATCACATCCGGAATATGTCCGAGATGAGGAAAAATCTGATCTGAATTGTATTTTATCAGACCCAAATGTGTCCTAAAGACAAAATCCAGATTATTCCAACGCGAGCATGCCAAATTGTTGTAACCTGCCTAGCAGTGAACGTTAACGTCCAAGAGTAGGTTTTCTTTCTTTGGCTTGGTCAGTCTAATCCATGGTTCCCACTCTAGAACCTAGTTCAAATATTCGTAAAGACAGGTCTACATTAACTTTGAGACGAAGTGTGGGGGTGTCTTTCTGCGTGGTAAAAACACACTACATGTTCTTCCAGAATGTATTCTGTCGTTCTAccctttcatatttttttggttcatAGGGTATTGCTTGAGCATAAATTTTTTGGCCTATGCATGAATGTAGTTCTATAAAAGTGTATGTAGAATGATTGATAGTAGGCTAAAATAATTTATATGTACTGTCCTCCAGGCTACTTAACATAATTTTCCATCACAACGCATCAGTATGTCTGCTGTGTTTGATGTTTATTGCAAATATCACCTTTCCGTTAACGTTAGGAAGGGACATGCTTAACGATCACTTTGTGTTTGGAAAAGGCttctaaacaaatatataaattgaAATGGTTATATAATAAGCTACcttaaaatgtttcctttgtgTGAACAGCTGTCTGCAGCTTATTGCTGCCGAAAATAGGTTAAGGTTGCAAGTTCTCTATAATTACTGTACATGAAACCAGACAAGGAAAGGTAGATGTGACAAGAGACGAATTCTGAAATTGCATGATTTGAACCAACTGCAAAGCAGCGGTGCAAAGGGCTATTAaaggatatttattattatacatataaGGATTTGTTCTTTTCATAATATAATTCTGGATGCAGTCTGCATTTTGCAATTTATCAGACTGATCTGAGATCTGTGCTTACCATGCATGATCCCACTCAGATCGGATCTGGGATAATCGGATTCGGATATATCCGTGAAAACCTTTAATTCAGACATACCAAAATGAGCTCTGATGCATCATGTCTTTTGATTATACTTGGGAAAGTgaaagggtttgaatactttctaatgccactgtatattgtgtgtgtatacaccaGCTGACAAAATAtcctaaaacaaaaaagaatgaGAACTTTTGATTTTCTGCTGTTAAGCTTCATGTGTGAATTAAATGAAAGTGTTTATAGCGTGGGCTACATTGGTCTAGCAGTCTAATCAGCAGGCCATGTTGTATTTCTGGGCTTATTGTTTGACTATGTCATCATTGTCTCTAGATGTCCTGGATGATGAGGTGGCGGAGTCTGTTTACCGAGATCGGGGTCAGACTCTGAACATGGATGCTCTCACAGAACTCACTGCTGACAGGTTCCACAGCGCAGTGGCAGCCAGTGAACACATGGTGGTGCTATTTTATGTCAAATGTGAGTTTTGTTCTGCGTGCAGTTGTAATGATCAGTACAACCGCTTGCAGTTTTTAGTGTCAATCAAGATTTGGAATCTACTTAGACAATGTACAGTGGTGACAATCTTTCTGCTGGTACAAAATAAGTTAGAGATTTTCCTGTCTATGCAGCCAACTCCATCCCCGGaatggtttgacattgtctccTGTAAATGTCCACCATCTCTGTGCTGGTAGGACAGTCAGCGTTCCATTAGCCCAGACAGTTGCTGTTTGGTGGTAATGGATACTGGCCGTGTTTAGGACCTGAGACTTTAACAGCTGAGCCAGATGCTGGCAGTGCTGGTGGATAATAGCTTTGTTTTCTGAGCTCACCTGCTGTACTGCTCGCTCTCCCAAAATCTGGGTCTGTCTGACTTCACAGGCTGGGAGAAAGTACAATGAAAAGACAGCAATGATAAGTACACTGGATAAAGTATTAACATTGAAATATTGTTGTATGTAGAGAGGGACTTGTGTGAGGAGTGTTTCCAAGAAGATGATGCTCATCAGTCAGTCACTGCAAAGACTCTTCAACTTGCTGGTGCCAGAAACCCATTGTCTGAGAAATGGGTCAGTGGTGGCAAGCAGAAGCCAGTGGTTGGTTGTTGGCACCATGGCTTTCATGTCATCTattaaaatcaaattgtattcaGTTAGGTAAGCCAATTagtgtaaataaatattttcacaatgcatatataaaaagaaaatgtaaatcaaattaAGAGTGCTTTCTGACAGCTTTTTGAGTGTGAATCCACTGCATTTCTTTTTGTGATAATCTGTGCTGAAATCTAAGAATGTGTCTGTCCACCAGGGGATGCTGTGTCCATGGCCTTCATGCAGTCCTACATAGAGGTGTCAATATCACTAGAAGGTAATGCATGCGTAACATGGATGATTGATTTAAGTTCTTTCTGTGTGCTATATGTTTTGTTGTAAACGAATTTACTCAAACAAGAAAACACATCAGAATAGGTTCTTGGATGATGAACTTGACAAACAATCAATGTGGCAGTTTTCTTTTGATAAATCCACCAATAAGATGTGTCCCACTAACCACTTAGTCAATTAGGTAATTTCAGCTCATTAAGTATTTCCACTTAAGTCAGATCAATTTGTGGGGTTGGAAATTAATGCAAATTCTCTGCATTTATGTATGATTTTGATACCTGTCTTGACCTGTGTTGacccaaataaaaacattttgcatctAGGGTTGTTTATATctactagattttttttttttttttaaatgtgttagtgAACTGTAAATGTAGTTGGCTATCAGTGTGTCATTTTAATGCGTCTGACTACCGTttttctgcctctctgtcccttCATTTGTTTCTCCGTCTCTGATCAGCCGCTGATGTCAGCAACATGGAGCTGGCCGTGGTGGATTGTGGGGAGTGGACGGACATCTGTGACGCTCAACAGATCAGCTCGTTCCCGACAGTCCGTCTGTACCGCCCACAGGAGCCTCCCCAGACCTACAGAGGCATGTTGGGTACTGAGGGCCTGACTCGGTTCCTCATGCTGTGAGTGATGCAGACCTTTAAACAGAACATGAAAATTGTCATTGCGTTTAGGCACACCTTTATCCTAGTCACATGGGGCTAGATCAGGAGGATTCAAAGCACCTTGCATATAATACATTGAACTGTGGattgtgtatgtatattgtgTATAGTGAGGGCATTTTTtttgatcctctgctgattttgtacgtttgcccactgacagaaattatcagtctatatttttaatagtaggtttatttgaacagtgagagacagattaacaacaaaaaaatccagaaaaacgcatgtcaaaaatgttataaattgatttgaattttaatgagtgaaataagaattcaacccctctgcaaaacatgacttagtacttggtgtcaaaacccttgttggcaatcagaggtcagacttttcttgtagttggccatcaggtttgcacacatctgaggagggattttgtcccactcctctttttagatcttctccaagtcattaaggtttcgaggctgacgtttggcaactcaaaccttcagctccctccacagattttctatgggattaaggtctggagactggctcactccaggaccttaatgtgcttcttcttgagccactcctttgttgccttggccttgtgttttgggtcattgtcatgctggaatacccatccacgggTATTctatgccctggctgagggaaggaggttctcacccaagatttgacggtacatggacCCGTCCATCGTCCttttgatgtggtgaagttgtcctgttcCCTTAGCAGTAAAACACccacaaagcataatgtttccacctccatgtttgacggtggggatggtgttcttggggtcataggcagcattcctcctcctccaaacacggtgagttgtTGATGCCAAAGaacttgattttggtctcatctgaccatacaacttggaccttgcgggcgctgcaggatatGACGCAAGCAGCTTATATTACAGATAACATATTGGAGTCCTTATGCCTAGCAGTTATTACACTGTTAAGAACAATACTAGTGTTGTTGTCATCAAGTGCAATACTAGTGTCTTCAATGGATTTATCGGTCTCCAAGTAACTcacattttgtctttgtatgttTTACAGTCTATTATTGAAAGGAAATGCAGACATAAACACAGGACAGCATAAACACTTGTCAACTAGACAAGATAACACTTCATGTCACAACTCACTTTTCATGCTCCTCCAACACAACCACCACTTTTACATTATCATCGTACCATCTTTCTGCCTGTTTGTCAGCAAAGACTCCGACTATCGTCTCTCCCCTGAGGGCATTTGCTGCTTCCTTCAACACTGAAACACCTGAgaggcaaacacaccagtgtttgaaagaggaagagaatatTAAGTCAATTTCAGTTCTTGATTGATGTTCTGGGAATCGCTGCACTATGCCGCACAATCCCAATAAGAGTCCATTCAAGCCTATACTGATGTTGTACACTCCGGTATCTGCCAGGGATTTGCGTCCTGCTTGCAGCATATCAACGATGCCGGGGGTGGAGCAAAGGGAAAGGTTCCAGTTTGAGTGAACAAAGTGATAAGAATGGGGACGGCTTGGAGGCAcatcccaaaaaaataaataatgttttgttactCATCCACGCCACAAGCTGTACCCACAAGCCACACGCTCACATTACCTGGGTCTGCTGTGGAGCTGAACAGGCCCAGTACTGAGACAGGGCTGACCGCTGCATGCTGCTGGTACAGGTCCCCCTCCAGGAAGGATGCCACCTCGTCAGAACAGGACAGGACGACAGGGGACAAACAGAATAGCAGTAGATTTAGTCATCACTGTCTATGGTCCCAGTTGCTTTGAGATCactgacaagatcctcccatgtagttctgggctgattccacaccgttctcatgatcattgcaactccacgaggtgagatctttcatggagacccagaccgaggggattgacagttcttttgtgtttcttccatttgtgaataatcgcacaaactgttgtcaccttctcaccaagctgcttggtgatggtcttgtggCCCACTCCAGCCTTGGGTAGGTCTAcagtcttgtccctgacatccttggacacctctttggtcttggccatggtggagagttttgAATCTGATtgtttctgtggacaggtgtcttttatacaggtaacaagctgaggtTAGGAGcattccctttaagagtgtgctcctaatctcagctcgttacctgtctaaaagacacctgggagccagaaatctttctgattgagaggggatcaaatacttatttcactcattaaaatgcaaatcaatgtatacaatttttgtcatgtttttctggatttttgttgttgttattctgtctctcactgatcaaataaacctaccattcaaattatagactgatcatttctttgtcagtgggcaaacgtacaaaatcagcaggggttaaatatcttttttcctcactgtatgtatattgtatgtacaatatacagtacaactGTATATTTCTTATCCTTAAGGCAGTAAGGAATGTATTCTCTGGCCTTCCAcattgattgagctcacagatGCCAAAATATCCAGAAGGAGTTGCTAGAGAGTGACAAGACAAGCCCATCATATTTGACTAACAACCCCCACAAACTTGGATGTTGTGGGCCACCACCCCTCTGTGGGACCCCTGGGCTACGCATGCACTACTAAAACGCTGGTCTTCCAATGAAACACACTGCGAACCGGTGACCTTACTACTGTGCCATTCAGGATTATAAAGCATGTTGGCTTCATTCAGACAGCTGAGAAAGAGCAGGAGGGGTGAGAAGCAGGATGGGGAGACCGAGCTCAAGGCCCTAGTCTCCAGTGTTGTATACATCAACGAATGGAGATTCTCTTCCGGTGTGTGACCCAGGAGTCGTGTGGTGTCCCCtgttgtcctgtcctgtcctgacgaGGTGGCATCCTTCCTGGAGGGGGACCTGTACCAGCAGCATGCAGCGGTCAGCCCTGTCTCAGTACTGGGCCTGTTCAGCTCCACAGCAGACCCAGGTAATGTGAGCGTGTGGCTTGTGGGTACAGCTTGTGGCGTGGATGagtaacaaaacattatttatttttttgggatgTGCCTCCAAGCCGTCCCCATTCTTATCACTTTGTTCACTCAAACTGGAACCTTTCCCTTTGCTCCACCCCCGGCATCGTTGATATGCTGCAAGCAGGACGCAAACCCCTGGCAGATACCGGAGTGTACAACATCAGTATAGGCTTGAACGGACTCTTATTGGGATTGTGCGGCATAGTGCAGCGATTCCCAGAACATCAATCAAGAACTGAAATTGACTTAatattctcttcctctttcaaacactggtgtgtttgtgcctcTCAGGTGTTTCAGTGTTGAAGGAAGCAGCAAATGCCCTCAGGGGAGAGACGATAGTCGGAGTCTTTGCTGACAAACAGGCAGAAAGATGGTACGATGATAATGTAAAAGTGGTGGTTGTGTTGGAGGAGCATGAAAAGTGAGTTGTGACATGAAGTGTTATCTTGTCTAGTTGACAAGTGTTTATGCTGTCCTGTGTTTATGTCTGCATTTCCTTTCAATAATAGACTGTAAaacatacaaagacaaaatgtgAGTTACTTGGAGACCAATAAATCCATTGAAGACACTAGTATTGCACTTGATGACAACAACACTAGTATTGTTCTTAACAGTGTAATAACTGCTAGGCATAAGGACTCCAGTGACTGTAATTACTGATAAGCCCAATATCCaatctgtaaatgtaatgtCTCTTCAAACTCATGCATACACATCAGGTCAGTCAGATGTGGGATCAGCTTTCAGGAAGTGCAATATTACCATAAGAGAGTAGAGAACCACAACAAGGATTTGGCCCAGTTTGTGGCCATGGCTCATAATACACCCAATGATAAGGCACTGAAAGCAGGGACAGTGATGAAGCAAGAGGGCGTCTATAGATTACTGCCACTACTAGCATCTTTGATTTAGGGAAATGCTCTTCACAAATAAGTAATTATTCAATTATTGttattgctattattattattaaatactcTTATTTCCCTTTCAGATATAAATTGCAAGTTTGTTTCAGTATTgtttctgaaaataatttggtAATGTTTAAATGGTCActgattataaaaaaatgtcacACCAATGTTTGCAGCATGCACGTTTATTGTAAGAGATGAGAGGCTTTCATCATCCAAACTGTTTTGTAGTGTAATGAATATTGAAGTTCCTTTTGGTTAGTGTAATGTTTACTTTCTGTTCTCAGGGCTGTGGAGTATTCAGTGGAGCTGCCTGCTATACTGGTGTCCCGAGGTCCTGAAGGCCTAATGGAGGCTCATCCACTCCACCTGTCCACGCCAAACCAACTAGTCACTCACATCCAGAAAGCACTACTGGATTGTTTTGTAAGTGTGCCATCACAGGTTGACGTTCCCATGAAAAAGTGATTCTGTCAAAAATGGTTCCATAAAAATCTTGGATAAAGGTTAAAAAACTACTTAGCAGCCAATTGTCCAATTAGTTTTGCTCATCTAAAATGGGGGGACTGCGAAGGGCTATAATTTCTGTTCATGTTTTATGGATTATTGGTCTGCACATTAACCtgttatttcaaatccaatgtgcatGATTAATTTCAAATCACTCTACAAATACCTGGACTGCACTGCAAATCATTTCTTGGTTGTGTTCATTTATTTCTGCCATTAGGGCAGATCTGCCTCAAGTGCATGTTTGAATAGCTTAAAATGTCTGACTGTGTCTTGCACAGGATTTGAGATGGCAGAGGGagcacatttttaaatcatgcTGTAGGCTCAACCGATACCGACACATTACTTTGCAGTCACGGATATTACAAAAGTCTTCTCATAAAAAAGCCTCTGCAGCCACCTGCCATTCTTCCCTGGAAAACCAATTAATATTGGTGCCAAATATGAGTCAACCTGCACTTCACATCCGACACACATCGACACCCACGTGCAATTTCCTAATATGGTTTGGGCCCTATTTTATCTGCTTGCCGAGTTTTCCGGACACTCATTATGTGATGAAGTAATCGGTCATAACTGCCTGACATTTCCAGAGGAAAACCAAGTTAAAACTTTATTGATATGTctgaaacaattatttttctaGCATCTTCCtgagtattatatatatataaaaaatgttggcAAATAAAGGTGACACTAATTCAGTAGTGATTACAAATGGCATGCGTCATTTATTATGCTTTAAGTTtgacattttggtaatttagcaGAGGCTCTTTTCCAGGGCGTTACCTTTAAAATGGTTAGATGGAATAGGATGTGTGATGTATGGCATATATAGACTACGAACTGTTCTTGGGCAGGACACATTGCTGTGCTTTGATATAGCACTTAGTTATGGCATAATAGCCCATTTAAACTGGTTATTGATACCATcagaaaatgagaaatgtatgTAATATTATATCCGCGGTATAGACTTAAATACAATTTAAGACAAattgtctgaatactttcttcAGATTGGGATCCCTAATCCATGAAGTGTTTTCATTGATAAACATTAAACAGAATTGTAGTACCTTCACCCCAATTAAGGCAGACATTCTGTTTTTTAAGTGCCGGAGTGCAGAGCCATTTCAGCCCACACATCTCAGGAAAATTCTGCTCTCAAAAGAAAAATCAAGATACACCTGGTGTTTGCCAGGCAACAACTaggtaaagaccaaaacaaatggaacagtgtgctctggacagatgaatcAAAGCTGGATATGTTTGGTCACACTGTCATATGCTGTGTTTGGCGAAGATGAAATgatgcctttgaacagaagaacctcataccaaccgtAAAACCTGGAGacagtggcattatggtttggtgCTGCTTTGCTTACTCCAGGCTTGATCAACTTTTCTGAGTCAACAATTAATTCAAATTttgtaccagagaattattGAGATTGTTAAGCCATCTGTCAAAGGCTGAAGCTGAAACAAACGtagatcttgcaacaggacattGATCCCAAACACACGATCAAATCTACAGCAGAATGGCTCAAGAAGAAAAAATGGAGTGTTATGAAATTGAGACGTCTTTATCAGAGACAGTGTATATTCACCACTAATCAACTTTTTCTTtaattctctctcctctctctgtgtctctcggtctctcttGGTGTTTCTCTCGGTCTGTCCTTGACTTGCTCTCTGCCTTATTTTTTTCATGCAGCCAGAATTGACGGTGGAGAACCTGCCCCAGTATCTGGGGCTCAAGAAACCCCTCCTCCTACTGTTTGTTGgagtggaggagatggagaggaaggagaacaggagagcaCTTCAAGAGATGAGGAGCCTGCTGAACTCTGGTCGGCTGATACCCTACTTGCCTTGCTGGATCCACCTGTATGTATATGGTTGGCTTGTATGGTTCTAGTCAGTAATGACTGCCTAGCTTTGTGTCAGGAGCACAAAGTGCAGGGCAAAGCAATAATAACTATACTATGGACCTaagttttaattttatttatttatttgtttaacaaAGGATATACGTAAATCATTGTCCTTATATTGTTCCTTTGCTTGggcataacatttattttgttatcttCATGACCTGGCAATTacttcattttcaaaatgttttttttaacctggCTTCTTGAATTGAATTTGATCTTGTTGACCAAGTTGAACAGATTTGATCTTAAATCTGTGTTTTGGTTAGAAGGGTTGTGTTGTTTTGGTGTTAAGAGGGGTATGTTTTGTTCCAGGGGTCGTACCCCGGCAGGGAAGGCTGTCCTGGAAGCCTACCTGGGTTCCATGCCCCTGCTTCCTGCATTGGTGCTGTCGCAGCTGTCCACTGGAGGAGAGATATTCCACTACCCCGCTGGCAGCCCCCTAATGGAACAGCCCATTCTGCATTGGCTGCAGATGGTGGAGGGTGGGAATGAACTACCTGCAGGTATTCAGGAGGATGGGGGTAGTATACTTTTCTTTGGTTAGTCCGCAACATCTTGATTCATGCACTTGACACTGGCAGTAAAGATGGAGCCCAAATTGTACAGAATAAGTTAGTCTGGAGAAGAACAAATGGTTAAATAAGAAATTATTTTCAACTCGTATTGTAACATTACACTGACAACTGCCGAGTGCTGTATTTGAGAGGGTCTTGCACCTGCAGTTTCTGGCCTGTAAAGGGCACACAGCCCTTTGACAGCAGCAGGTTGGGCAACTCTGGCTACAACTACCAGACATTATTAGAATTAGAATTTAGTCCCACATCAGTTCACTGCTATCTCTGCTATATGTAGTATTTCTTGTTATATAATTCCTACATCCTTGTGTATATTAATGTTGTTAAAAGggttttctgtgttttctgcAACAACCCTCTCCTTACAAACATGCTGAATCCCTGAATTCTATGGactgtagctcagttggtagttTGTGGTACTTGAAACACCAGGCGtgttggtttgattcccatggggggcTGGTACAAAAATGAATGCGCTCACTAATGTAAGTCGTTCAGAATAAGAGTGTCAGCAAAATAACATAACTGTTAATCTGATTTTGTCATTCCTTCCAGTGTTATTTCACGCcgctattttaaaacaaattatttttatttctgttgaataata
This window contains:
- the txndc16 gene encoding thioredoxin domain-containing protein 16 isoform X1, producing MAWFICLVIFLLCSNYGHCTTRNASKTIEHTVDNSFEKIRSGKTCFIYFGNRVNPTISLFIEQLEKSADALEDYGISVAKVNCTIEHVAKYCTGEKLMKKAYLFRGGDVLKSFDTDTVFDVNAIVSHVLFTVLFDEVRYVHTADELQAVERAAKGKADIVLGHVQVLGLPEHRALMETAFVYGAKYQFVLTTGGPVLKNMGVGDPWSLAAGLWFLHCKGAFQSQHTEPCPHTALRRPLTTLHIYTFLQLMEAPLVTEAFVEPSEVKVVHSHLQVPLLFLFSQPNTVALDRVTAQTLASRLRGQVGLVLIHRESPDVKTPVEYNAAYKLPGKASEVKYLTLNNLEEVVDLFRDERVLKEEVEEDEEDEVGENDYWATLDVLDDEVAESVYRDRGQTLNMDALTELTADRFHSAVAASEHMVVLFYVKWDAVSMAFMQSYIEVSISLEAADVSNMELAVVDCGEWTDICDAQQISSFPTVRLYRPQEPPQTYRGMLGTEGLTRFLMLSRVVSPVVLSCPDEVASFLEGDLYQQHAAVSPVSVLGLFSSTADPGVSVLKEAANALRGETIVGVFADKQAERWYDDNVKVVVVLEEHEKAVEYSVELPAILVSRGPEGLMEAHPLHLSTPNQLVTHIQKALLDCFPELTVENLPQYLGLKKPLLLLFVGVEEMERKENRRALQEMRSLLNSGRLIPYLPCWIHLGRTPAGKAVLEAYLGSMPLLPALVLSQLSTGGEIFHYPAGSPLMEQPILHWLQMVEGGNELPAGVIGKDKWEPPVPFYDFLAVMDQEVPGYASQRSPKTKMRPSERDDKEEAEKNRRGIHGNADRRVRAGAHKPQESTMTKPPAPHHHTEL
- the txndc16 gene encoding thioredoxin domain-containing protein 16 isoform X4 yields the protein MASPLSTVLFDEVRYVHTADELQAVERAAKGKADIVLGHVQVLGLPEHRALMETAFVYGAKYQFVLTTGGPVLKNMGVGDPWSLAAGLWFLHCKGAFQSQHTEPCPHTALRRPLTTLHIYTFLQLMEAPLVTEAFVEPSEVKVVHSHLQVPLLFLFSQPNTVALDRVTAQTLASRLRGQVGLVLIHRESPDVKTPVEYNAAYKLPGKASEVKYLTLNNLEEVVDLFRDERVLKEEVEEDEEDEVGENDYWATLDVLDDEVAESVYRDRGQTLNMDALTELTADRFHSAVAASEHMVVLFYVKWDAVSMAFMQSYIEVSISLEAADVSNMELAVVDCGEWTDICDAQQISSFPTVRLYRPQEPPQTYRGMLGTEGLTRFLMLSRVVSPVVLSCPDEVASFLEGDLYQQHAAVSPVSVLGLFSSTADPGVSVLKEAANALRGETIVGVFADKQAERWYDDNVKVVVVLEEHEKAVEYSVELPAILVSRGPEGLMEAHPLHLSTPNQLVTHIQKALLDCFPELTVENLPQYLGLKKPLLLLFVGVEEMERKENRRALQEMRSLLNSGRLIPYLPCWIHLGRTPAGKAVLEAYLGSMPLLPALVLSQLSTGGEIFHYPAGSPLMEQPILHWLQMVEGGNELPAGVIGKDKWEPPVPFYDFLAVMDQEVPGYASQRSPKTKMRPSERDDKEEAEKNRRGIHGNADRRVRAGAHKPQESTMTKPPAPHHHTEL